A genomic stretch from Erigeron canadensis isolate Cc75 chromosome 9, C_canadensis_v1, whole genome shotgun sequence includes:
- the LOC122583766 gene encoding probable serine/threonine-protein kinase PBL28 — translation MEISGFTSSLKESAMEAAASKLPPITAYCRVYEKFDSLTNKFKTFGGNSSIGALDFRPDDGSVALGRLLEGKSLSSRKDTWNWMEGKDKIFSIKGVKEFLGADRDYSNRFVFSWSKWVPKKCNIFMWRVGLDRIPTMLALKIVVVVSTLPCVLSDDFARFIISLEDIEKATDHFAERNLLRGGGFGRVYKGTLSMTGKPTHIVARRLYYDYGQGDLEFWKEITMLSDLKHENLVSFVGYCDEKGEKIIINKYEARGSLDKYLNDSSLTWTQRLEICAGIARALNYIHYDKERKYSVIHRNIKSSKILLDENWQPKLSGFELAMSNTSERRDRLLVAETVGTLGYVDPTYEKTGFVNHKSDVYSFGVVLFEVLCGRKAFIPNDQQAASPQDDTLDR, via the exons ATGGagatttcaggctttacatcatcattaaaagaGTCAGCGATggaggcagcagcatcaaaGTTGCCACCAATTACTGCCT ATTGTCGGGTGTACGAGAAATTCGATTCTCTGACAAACAAGTTTAAGACGTTCGGGGGAAATTCTAGCATTGGGGCCCTGGATTTCAGGCCTGATGATGGCAGTGTCGCTCTTGGTCGATTATTAGAAGGGAAATCATTATCTAGCAGAAAAGATACGTGGAACTGGATGGAAGGTAAAGACAAGATCTTTAGTATTAAAGGAGTCAAAGAGTTTCTTGGAGCCGATAGAGACTATAGCAATCGTTTTGTGTTTTCTTGGTCGAAATGGGTGCCAAAAAAATGCAATATCTTCATGTGGAGGGTGGGTTTAGATCGTATCCCAACTATGCTTGCCCTTAAGATCGTGGTTGTCGTTTCAACTCTACCCTGTGTGCTCTCT GACGACTTTGCTCGCTTCATAATCTCACTTGAAGACATAGAAAAGGCCACTGACCACTTTGCAGAAAGAAATCTCCTCCGTGGAGGCGGATTCGGAAGGGTTTATAAAGGAACTCTTTCGATGACAGGAAAGCCGACCCACATCGTTGCAAGGAGATTGTACTATGATTATGGCCAAGGGGACCTTGAGTTTTGGAAGGAGATTACCATGCTTTCTGATCTCAAGCACGAAAATCTAGTTTCATTTGTTGGGTATTGTGATGAAAAAGGCGAGAAGATCATCATAAACAAGTACGAGGCCCGTGGAAGTCTCGACAAATATTTAAACGATTCAAGCCTCACATGGACCCAAAGATTGGAGATATGTGCTGGCATCGCACGCGCACTGAATTACATCCATTATGATAAGGAACGCAAGTATAGCGTGATACATCGTAATATCAAGAGCTCCAAAATTTTACTTGACGAAAATTGGCAACCCAAGTTATCTGGTTTTGAACTTGCGATGAGCAACACGAGTGAGCGAAGGGACCGTCTTCTGGTAGCCGAAACCGTTGGAACGCTTGGGTATGTTGATCCGACGTATGAAAAGACCGGATTTGTGAACCACAAGTCGGATGTTTACTCCTTTGGGGTTGTGTTATTTGAAGTCTTGTGCGGAAGAAAAGCGTTTATTCCAAACGATCAGCAAGCAGCTTCACCTCAAGACGATACATTGGATCGATGA